A DNA window from Brassica napus cultivar Da-Ae chromosome A4, Da-Ae, whole genome shotgun sequence contains the following coding sequences:
- the LOC106427624 gene encoding putative F-box protein At3g23960 — protein MSRRVTRSTTRLDRNSLTLPVEVVIDIFLRLPLKSIATCRCVCKLWSSVLRSQDFTDSFLTKSCARPQLLFACSDYRHEIHFLSSPQPENPEDNSHVVASNHLARFPTSYGLLGCTNGFFCYGARQGKNKAVIVTVICNPSTGQSLILPRLNSKDKYRVESYLGYDPVAKEFKVLSVCDDGKEHHVLTLGTKKQSWRLVECCIPHRSSSKWICISGVLYYIATESGSSSGASMVVCFDLGSEKFNSVKLLGGFGKAMPLSATMINYNGRLGLLMASEDTSYVFRTCKRFKLWVLRDAAKHEWSKHVYVLPPLWKDVVVDRMCIAGMVGVNEIVLAPWFQYVPSYVIYYNVESKTIRKVGIQGMEALQGRRLNTYLNYVENVKLL, from the exons ATGTCTAGGCGCGTTACGCGATCGACGACAAGACTTGATAGAAACTCATTGACGCTTCCTGTTGAGGTCGTTATAGATATATTCTTGAGGTTGCCGTTGAAGTCTATAGCGACATGCCGTTGCGTATGCAAGCTCTGGTCCTCCGTGCTCCGCAGCCAAGACTTCACAGACTCCTTCTTGACCAAATCTTGCGCTCGCCCTCAGCTTCTTTTCGCATGCTCTGATTACCGCCACGAGATACACTTTCTCTCGTCGCCTCAGCCTGAAAATCCGGAAGACAACTCGCATGTTGTAGCCTCCAATCACCTCGCGCGTTTCCCAACTTCCTATGGCTTATTGGGTTGTACCAACGGCTTCTTCTGTTATGGAGCTAGACAGGGCAAGAACAAAGCAGTGATTGTCACGGTGATATGTAACCCCAGCACAGGACAGTCCTTGATATTACCAAGATTGAACTCGAAAGACAAGTATAGAGTGGAAAGCTATCTTGGATATGACCCCGTTGCGAAAGAGTTCAAGGTATTGTCTGTATGTGATGATGGTAAGGAGCACCATGTTCTGACATTAGGAACCAAGAAACAGTCATGGAGGTTGGTCGAATGTTGCATCCCACATCGTTCTTCAAGTAAGTGGATATGCATCAGTGGCGTTTTGTACTATATAGCTACAGAATCTGGGTCTTCTTCAGGAGCATCTATGGTAGTTTGTTTTGATTTGGGGTCTGAGAAGTTCAACTCTGTGAAACTCTTGGGAGGTTTCGGTAAAGCAATGCCTCTTTCAGCAACTATGATAAACTACAATGGCAGATTAG GTTTGCTTATGGCGTCGGAAGATACTAGTTATGTTTTTCGAACGTGTAAACGTTTTAAGCTGTGGGTTCTTCGAGATGCTGCAAAACATGAGTGGTCCAAGCATGTTTACGTATTACCACCACTGTGGAAGGATGTAGTTGTGGATAGAATGTGTATTGCTGGAATGGTTGGTGTAAATGAAATCGTTTTGGCCCCCTGGTTCCAGTACGTGCCTTCCTATGTTATCTACTACAATGTGGAGAGCAAGACGATCAGAAAAGTTGGAATCCAAGGAATGGAGGCGCTTCAGGGTAGGAGATTAAACACCTATCTCAACTATGTTGAGAATGTGAAGCTTCTTTAA